One stretch of Pseudomonadota bacterium DNA includes these proteins:
- a CDS encoding carbohydrate ABC transporter permease: MARAITTQRKIAWTALAWTVGLIIFFPIYWTILTSFKTEAQAINDPPLFFFFDWTLENYAVVQERSDYMSFLWNSVIVAGGSTLLGIIVAVPAAWSMAFVPSKRTKDILLWMLSTKMLPAVGVLYPISLLFIQLGLLDTRIGLVLVLMLINLPIIVWMLYTYFKEIPGEILEAARMDGAGLKEEILYVLTPMAVPGIASTILLNFILAWNEAFWTLNLTAASAAPLTAFIASYSSPEGLFFAKLSAASTMAIAPILILGWFSQKQLVRGLTFGAVK, from the coding sequence ATGGCACGTGCAATCACGACGCAACGCAAGATCGCGTGGACCGCCCTGGCTTGGACCGTCGGCCTGATCATCTTTTTTCCGATCTACTGGACGATCCTCACCAGCTTCAAAACCGAAGCCCAGGCGATCAACGATCCACCGCTGTTCTTCTTCTTTGATTGGACCCTGGAAAACTATGCCGTCGTGCAGGAGCGCTCGGACTATATGAGCTTCCTTTGGAACTCGGTCATCGTCGCCGGTGGTTCCACTTTGCTCGGCATCATCGTGGCTGTCCCGGCGGCTTGGTCAATGGCCTTCGTCCCCTCCAAGCGTACCAAGGACATTTTGCTTTGGATGCTGTCCACCAAAATGCTGCCCGCCGTGGGTGTGTTGTACCCGATTTCGCTGCTGTTCATTCAGTTGGGGCTTCTTGATACCCGCATAGGCCTCGTTCTGGTGCTGATGCTGATCAACCTGCCGATCATCGTGTGGATGCTTTACACCTACTTCAAGGAGATCCCGGGTGAGATCCTCGAAGCTGCACGCATGGACGGCGCAGGTTTGAAAGAGGAAATCCTGTACGTCCTCACGCCCATGGCCGTGCCGGGGATTGCGTCCACCATCCTGCTGAACTTCATCCTCGCTTGGAACGAGGCGTTTTGGACGCTCAACCTGACTGCTGCCTCAGCCGCCCCCCTGACGGCCTTCATTGCGAGCTACTCAAGCCCCGAGGGCCTTTTCTTTGCCAAGCTGTCGGCGGCCTCCACCATGGCCATCGCGCCAATCCTCATCCTTGGCTGGTTCAGCCAGAAGCAGCTCGTGCGTGGCCTCACGTTCGGCGCCGTCAAATAA
- a CDS encoding mannitol dehydrogenase family protein gives MDELASKPDGQHLQLCNDMLDQLPASIERPRYDRAQLTAGIVHIGVGNFHRAHQAWYLHRLMQMGEAYDWAIIGAGVRPYDTKMRSALLEQDCLTTLIELDPSATSAEIVGSMSDYAPVEDGNGALIAQLSDPFIRIVSLTVTEGGYYIDPATGAFDWQDPDIQHDAANPAAPRTAFGAIIAALRLRKDAGVGPFSVLSCDNLQGNGAIVRQTIVSLARLSDPALADWIDASAAFPNCMVDCIVPATGPAERAMVNRFGLDDAAPVTHENFRQWVIEDAFCAGRPDWDKVGATFTDDVHAYEAMKLRVLNAGHQVLANAGELLSVETIYGCMAHPAIGPFFHDVMGAEVLPHVDPVPGMTPSAYLELISTRFANPAIRDTTRRVAFDGSSRHTGFLLPTIRDGLAADAPVEGLALVEALWARMCEGTREDGSTIEPNDPHWSSLQSAAGEARNNPIAWLEQQAVYGDLSRNRRFADCFGRWLQMVWSEGTRSAIELYSTTSSSVIGRQQAL, from the coding sequence ATGGATGAGCTAGCGTCCAAGCCTGACGGTCAGCATCTTCAGCTGTGCAACGATATGTTGGACCAGCTGCCCGCGAGCATCGAACGGCCGCGCTACGATCGGGCACAGCTGACCGCCGGTATTGTTCATATCGGCGTCGGGAACTTCCATCGCGCGCATCAGGCCTGGTACCTTCACCGGCTCATGCAGATGGGCGAGGCGTATGACTGGGCGATCATAGGCGCAGGCGTCCGCCCTTATGATACCAAGATGCGTTCAGCGCTGCTGGAGCAGGATTGTCTAACCACCCTCATCGAGCTCGACCCGTCGGCGACATCAGCGGAAATCGTTGGTTCAATGAGCGATTATGCGCCGGTCGAAGACGGCAATGGCGCCCTTATCGCTCAACTGTCCGATCCTTTCATCCGCATCGTGTCACTCACGGTGACCGAGGGCGGCTATTACATCGATCCGGCGACTGGGGCATTCGATTGGCAAGACCCCGACATTCAACACGATGCAGCGAACCCTGCCGCACCACGCACAGCTTTCGGTGCGATCATTGCAGCGCTGCGATTGCGCAAGGATGCGGGAGTAGGCCCCTTTTCCGTTCTGAGCTGCGACAACCTCCAGGGCAATGGTGCAATCGTCCGACAGACCATTGTGTCGCTCGCCCGTTTGAGCGATCCCGCGCTTGCAGATTGGATCGACGCCAGCGCGGCGTTCCCCAATTGCATGGTTGATTGCATCGTGCCCGCCACCGGGCCCGCCGAACGTGCCATGGTCAACCGTTTCGGTTTGGATGACGCGGCGCCCGTGACCCACGAAAACTTCCGCCAATGGGTGATTGAGGATGCCTTCTGCGCCGGGCGCCCGGATTGGGACAAGGTTGGCGCGACTTTCACGGACGATGTTCACGCCTATGAAGCTATGAAGCTGCGCGTCTTGAACGCTGGTCATCAGGTGCTCGCAAACGCTGGCGAGCTTCTCAGCGTTGAGACGATTTATGGATGCATGGCACATCCGGCTATCGGCCCGTTCTTTCATGATGTGATGGGGGCCGAGGTTCTTCCACATGTTGACCCGGTGCCCGGTATGACGCCCTCAGCCTATCTCGAGCTGATCTCGACGCGTTTTGCCAACCCCGCCATCCGCGATACGACACGTCGCGTGGCTTTTGATGGTTCATCAAGGCACACCGGTTTCCTCTTGCCGACAATCCGCGATGGTTTGGCAGCCGATGCACCCGTGGAAGGATTGGCGCTTGTCGAAGCGTTGTGGGCACGCATGTGCGAGGGAACGCGTGAGGATGGATCAACGATCGAGCCGAACGATCCGCATTGGTCGTCCCTGCAGAGCGCAGCTGGGGAAGCCCGGAACAATCCGATTGCATGGTTAGAGCAACAGGCGGTTTACGGCGACTTGTCCCGGAACAGGCGGTTTGCGGACTGTTTTGGTCGCTGGCTGCAAATGGTCTGGTCCGAAGGAACGAGGAGCGCAATTGAGCTCTACAGTACTACCAGTTCATCGGTGATCGGGCGCCAACAAGCACTCTAG
- a CDS encoding sulfotransferase domain-containing protein, with the protein MSYLLMRAVSKPGWAARKAYLWGRSIAGLQRSDVVMAFYPKTGSTWVRIVLYNLLAAQRGLVASDFDFDSVDASMPEFAHPSFFRASPFPDVARTIKTHRPYVPFWRGHKSIVFTREPRDTMVSFLHYANAKKEFGFSGGLDDLLRHPDMGLDSYFRFYCSWVDKAGLIVSYEDLRRSPVETFRCLLDYIGIEASEDELEAALEASSLEKTRKAQAQSSKAFQSKFAEGFVFARKGSVGEGRQIFGADQEAFFQSRRRHWGFDLYD; encoded by the coding sequence ATGAGCTACCTTCTGATGCGGGCCGTGAGCAAACCCGGGTGGGCCGCGCGCAAAGCCTACCTTTGGGGCCGCAGCATCGCAGGGCTGCAACGCTCAGACGTGGTGATGGCATTCTACCCCAAGACGGGGAGCACGTGGGTGCGGATCGTGCTGTACAACCTTTTGGCGGCGCAGCGTGGCCTCGTGGCGTCGGACTTTGATTTCGATTCCGTGGATGCATCCATGCCAGAGTTCGCGCACCCCAGTTTCTTCCGCGCGTCGCCCTTTCCCGATGTGGCGCGGACGATCAAGACCCACCGGCCATACGTGCCGTTCTGGCGCGGGCATAAGAGTATCGTGTTCACGCGTGAGCCGCGCGATACGATGGTCTCGTTTCTTCACTACGCTAACGCGAAGAAAGAGTTCGGTTTTTCGGGCGGGCTCGACGATTTGTTGCGTCACCCCGATATGGGGCTCGACAGCTACTTTCGCTTCTACTGTTCATGGGTCGACAAGGCTGGTCTGATCGTCAGCTACGAGGATCTGCGCCGTTCACCGGTTGAGACGTTCCGGTGCCTTCTCGATTACATTGGTATTGAAGCAAGCGAAGACGAACTTGAAGCCGCGCTGGAGGCTTCAAGCCTTGAGAAAACGCGCAAGGCACAGGCGCAGAGTTCCAAAGCCTTCCAGTCGAAGTTCGCCGAGGGGTTTGTTTTCGCCCGAAAGGGCTCCGTCGGCGAAGGCCGGCAGATATTCGGCGCGGATCAGGAAGCCTTCTTCCAAAGCCGGCGTCGTCATTGGGGGTTTGATCTTTATGACTGA
- a CDS encoding transcription termination/antitermination NusG family protein has product MSPSTQSASVEPRASSQVGRWFAVHTQPHRELPAEQRLQAQGFTTFVPKIDRTIRHARKISQAQRPFFPGYLFVQFDPEATAWRAINGTVGIKRLVMRGDRPAPIRRGVIETMLQSVDEAGHLLFSQPLKPGDKVRLINGPFAYQLGELQQLRANDRARVLLSMLDSTVPIVTRRQDLVPAD; this is encoded by the coding sequence ATGTCGCCCTCGACCCAATCTGCCTCCGTTGAGCCGCGAGCGTCTAGCCAAGTCGGCCGATGGTTTGCGGTGCATACGCAGCCGCACCGCGAGCTTCCGGCAGAACAGCGCCTGCAGGCGCAGGGGTTCACCACTTTTGTGCCGAAAATCGACCGGACCATCCGGCATGCCCGCAAGATAAGCCAGGCGCAGCGACCGTTCTTTCCCGGTTACCTGTTCGTTCAATTCGACCCCGAAGCGACTGCTTGGCGCGCCATCAACGGAACGGTTGGGATTAAGCGATTGGTCATGCGCGGTGACCGCCCCGCCCCGATACGTCGAGGTGTGATCGAGACGATGCTGCAGTCGGTAGACGAAGCGGGGCACCTGTTGTTTTCTCAACCCCTAAAGCCGGGCGATAAGGTCCGGTTGATCAACGGCCCCTTTGCCTATCAGCTTGGGGAACTGCAGCAGTTGCGGGCAAATGATCGCGCCCGCGTGCTTCTGTCGATGCTCGATAGCACTGTGCCAATCGTGACCCGGCGCCAGGATCTGGTACCGGCAGACTGA
- a CDS encoding ABC transporter ATP-binding protein, which translates to MGNIVLDQVEKSFGNVKVIHPLDLEINDGEFVVFVGPSGCGKSTLLRLIAGLEDMTGGHIRIDGKDATNVPPAKRGLAMVFQSYALYPHMSVRKNIAFPLRMAKMDQAEQTRRVEQAAAVLNLTDYLDRRPAALSGGQRQRVAIGRAIVREPSAFLFDEPLSNLDAALRVGMRLEISEMHDRLKTTMIYVTHDQVEAMTMADKIVVLQGGVIEQVGSPLELYRAPRNRFVAGFIGSPKMNFLEGEEAAKHSAHTIGIRPEHLTPSATEGPWKGTIGVSEHLGSDTFFHVHMEGRAEPITVRAGGEVDMHHGDTIFLTPDAERVHKFSAEGLRIE; encoded by the coding sequence ATGGGAAACATCGTGCTCGACCAAGTGGAAAAGTCCTTCGGCAATGTGAAGGTGATCCATCCGCTTGACCTGGAAATCAATGATGGCGAGTTTGTTGTCTTTGTTGGTCCGTCCGGTTGCGGAAAATCCACCCTTTTGCGGCTTATCGCCGGCCTTGAAGACATGACCGGTGGACATATCCGCATCGACGGCAAAGACGCCACAAACGTACCGCCGGCAAAGCGCGGCCTCGCGATGGTGTTTCAGTCCTACGCACTTTATCCGCACATGTCGGTCCGCAAGAATATCGCCTTTCCGTTGCGTATGGCCAAGATGGATCAAGCAGAGCAGACCAGGCGTGTTGAACAGGCTGCCGCCGTGCTCAATCTGACCGACTATCTCGACCGCCGACCGGCGGCCCTTTCCGGTGGTCAGCGCCAGCGCGTCGCCATTGGTCGCGCGATTGTTCGCGAACCTTCCGCGTTCCTGTTTGACGAACCCTTGTCGAACCTTGACGCAGCTTTGCGTGTGGGCATGCGCTTAGAAATCTCCGAGATGCATGATCGGCTCAAAACCACCATGATATACGTGACCCACGATCAGGTGGAGGCCATGACGATGGCCGACAAAATCGTTGTGTTGCAGGGTGGCGTCATTGAACAGGTCGGTAGCCCATTGGAGTTGTACCGTGCGCCGCGCAACAGGTTTGTTGCGGGATTTATCGGTTCGCCGAAGATGAATTTTCTGGAAGGTGAGGAAGCCGCAAAGCACAGCGCGCACACTATCGGCATCCGCCCCGAGCACCTCACGCCTTCGGCAACGGAGGGGCCGTGGAAAGGCACAATCGGGGTCTCTGAGCATCTGGGTTCCGACACCTTCTTCCATGTCCATATGGAGGGCCGGGCGGAGCCGATCACGGTGCGTGCGGGCGGCGAAGTGGACATGCATCATGGTGATACAATATTCCTGACACCGGACGCCGAGCGGGTCCACAAGTTCAGTGCCGAGGGCCTTCGGATCGAGTGA
- a CDS encoding L-iditol 2-dehydrogenase, with protein MMRLAGKNALITGAARGIGLAFATSYVAQGAKVCIADIDFDRAQKSAEEIGASAVRMDVSNPESIDAGVGEAVSQLGYIDILINNAAIFTAAPITEIKREDYDRTFMINVAGTLFTMQAVARHMIDRGIKGKIINMASQAGRRGEPLVAVYCASKAAVISLTQSAGLNLIKHGINVNAIAPGVVDGEHWEGVDALFAKLENKPVGQKKREVGASVPYGRMGRAEDLTGMAVFLASSEADYIVAQTYNVDGGQWMS; from the coding sequence GTGATGCGGCTTGCAGGGAAGAACGCGCTCATAACAGGAGCCGCTCGGGGTATCGGACTTGCCTTTGCGACGAGCTACGTTGCGCAGGGAGCGAAGGTCTGCATCGCGGATATCGATTTTGATCGAGCGCAGAAGTCCGCTGAAGAAATTGGAGCTTCGGCGGTGCGGATGGATGTCAGCAACCCCGAGAGCATTGATGCAGGGGTCGGCGAGGCTGTGTCACAACTCGGGTATATCGATATCCTGATCAACAATGCCGCGATCTTCACCGCTGCTCCGATTACCGAGATCAAACGGGAAGACTACGACCGCACCTTCATGATCAATGTTGCCGGTACACTGTTCACCATGCAGGCCGTTGCCCGCCATATGATTGATCGCGGAATCAAGGGTAAGATCATCAACATGGCTAGCCAGGCGGGCCGCAGAGGCGAGCCGCTTGTGGCAGTCTACTGTGCCTCAAAGGCAGCGGTGATCAGCCTCACGCAGTCCGCAGGCCTCAATCTCATTAAGCACGGCATCAACGTCAACGCGATCGCGCCTGGTGTTGTCGATGGAGAGCATTGGGAAGGGGTGGACGCGCTGTTTGCGAAGCTGGAGAACAAGCCTGTCGGCCAGAAGAAAAGGGAAGTGGGGGCGAGCGTTCCGTATGGGCGCATGGGTCGTGCCGAAGATCTGACAGGGATGGCTGTGTTCCTCGCTTCGAGCGAAGCCGACTACATCGTTGCGCAGACTTACAACGTGGATGGTGGCCAATGGATGAGCTAG
- a CDS encoding mannose-1-phosphate guanylyltransferase/mannose-6-phosphate isomerase produces MTPITPIILAGGTGTRLWPVSRETLPKQFLPLHGDRSTYQSTLARVADVSGFARPVVMTNDAYRFHAEAQARAMGIDVDVILEPVMRDSGPAIAAASAFAANRDGGDASILVLAADHVVLDDDLFAEAVEHAKPSCDAGRIVVFGIQPNAPKPDFGYIKPIRAGEVSDVEAFIEKPEPARAAELIAAGAYWNAGYFMMRASVLADELGHHAPDLAQAASSAAAKAEPDLNFFRLDAEAFKAAPKISFDYALMEKTDKASVVPAHFRWSDIGSWDALWQIGDKDDAGNVTTGDTVALDTKDCIVHADGSVVGLLGTHNLAVSVTRDAVLVADRSRSKDVRELVAELKARNSAQATEHRLVHRPWGSYDAIDEGARFKVKRITVKPGAALSLQKHVHRAEHWVVVRGVAEVTIGETVTRLAENQSTFIPQGAVHRLKNPGRIPLELIEVQTGSYLGEDDIERLEDTFGRL; encoded by the coding sequence TTGACGCCGATCACGCCCATCATCCTTGCCGGTGGAACCGGTACGCGGCTTTGGCCGGTCTCGCGCGAAACGTTACCCAAGCAGTTTTTGCCGCTGCATGGCGACCGGTCAACCTATCAATCGACTTTGGCCAGGGTCGCGGATGTGAGCGGCTTTGCCCGACCCGTCGTTATGACCAACGATGCCTACCGCTTTCATGCCGAGGCTCAGGCTCGCGCCATGGGTATTGACGTTGATGTAATTCTGGAACCTGTGATGCGGGACTCGGGCCCAGCCATCGCCGCCGCTTCGGCCTTTGCGGCAAACCGTGATGGGGGTGATGCAAGCATACTCGTGCTTGCGGCTGACCATGTTGTGCTTGACGATGATCTCTTCGCCGAGGCGGTCGAACACGCTAAGCCTTCATGTGACGCGGGCCGCATCGTGGTTTTTGGTATCCAACCCAATGCGCCCAAGCCTGATTTCGGTTACATCAAACCGATTAGGGCCGGAGAGGTGTCTGATGTGGAGGCGTTCATCGAAAAGCCGGAACCGGCACGCGCGGCTGAACTCATCGCGGCAGGCGCTTACTGGAACGCGGGCTACTTCATGATGCGTGCCTCTGTCCTGGCGGACGAACTGGGGCACCATGCACCCGACCTCGCACAGGCCGCCTCGTCGGCGGCAGCGAAGGCGGAGCCCGACCTCAACTTTTTCCGGCTCGATGCTGAAGCGTTCAAAGCTGCACCTAAGATCTCGTTCGACTATGCATTGATGGAGAAAACCGACAAGGCATCGGTTGTGCCGGCCCACTTCCGCTGGTCGGATATTGGCAGCTGGGACGCGCTTTGGCAGATCGGCGACAAGGATGACGCTGGAAACGTGACGACCGGCGATACCGTGGCGCTCGACACGAAAGACTGCATCGTTCACGCGGACGGCTCTGTGGTTGGCCTGCTGGGAACGCACAACCTTGCGGTCAGTGTCACGCGGGATGCGGTGCTGGTGGCTGATCGATCACGCTCGAAAGACGTCAGGGAATTGGTTGCCGAGCTAAAGGCCCGCAACTCTGCGCAGGCCACCGAACACCGATTGGTGCACCGTCCTTGGGGTAGCTATGACGCTATCGACGAGGGTGCGCGTTTTAAGGTCAAACGCATCACCGTTAAACCGGGCGCTGCCTTGTCGCTGCAAAAGCACGTTCACCGCGCTGAGCATTGGGTCGTGGTGCGCGGTGTCGCCGAGGTGACAATTGGCGAGACCGTAACGCGCCTTGCAGAAAACCAATCGACCTTCATCCCGCAGGGTGCCGTCCACCGCCTGAAGAACCCGGGCCGTATACCCTTGGAACTGATCGAAGTTCAGACCGGCTCGTATCTGGGAGAGGACGATATCGAGCGGCTTGAGGATACCTTCGGTCGGCTTTGA
- a CDS encoding GDP-L-fucose synthase, with product MASDPFSLDGKTIYVAGHKGMVGSALVRRLAGEGCELLTRERAELDLTDGPRVRAFMTTHRPDAVVLAAAKVGGILANASAPATFLAQNLAIQQAVINAAFEAGVRRLVFVSSSAVYPRNAPQPMAEDALLTGPLEPTHEGYAIAKIAGMKLCSALRTQHGADYFAVTPTNLYGPKDNFDPQSSHVVAGMLRRAHEAKLSGSASLTIWGSGSPRREFLHVDDCADAIVHLLKAYSGEGHLNIGTGEDLTIGDLAERVAACVGFSGEIVTDPSKPDGPPRKLLNVDRLRATGWRPKIALTDGLSATYEWFLRAAASGGSGTGQHAVA from the coding sequence ATGGCTAGCGATCCCTTCTCTCTGGACGGGAAGACGATTTACGTTGCCGGCCATAAAGGGATGGTCGGCTCTGCGCTGGTGCGCCGTTTGGCAGGTGAGGGGTGCGAGCTTTTGACCCGTGAACGGGCAGAGCTCGATTTGACCGACGGTCCACGCGTACGCGCGTTTATGACAACCCACCGCCCTGACGCGGTCGTCTTAGCTGCCGCCAAGGTTGGCGGGATACTCGCAAATGCGTCGGCTCCGGCGACATTTCTTGCGCAAAATCTGGCCATTCAGCAGGCCGTTATCAACGCCGCGTTCGAAGCTGGTGTCAGACGCCTCGTGTTTGTGTCCTCAAGCGCTGTCTATCCCAGAAACGCTCCTCAGCCGATGGCCGAAGATGCACTTCTGACCGGGCCTCTCGAGCCAACCCATGAGGGTTATGCCATTGCTAAGATCGCAGGGATGAAGCTGTGCTCGGCGTTGCGGACCCAACATGGTGCTGATTACTTTGCCGTAACGCCGACCAATTTGTATGGACCTAAGGACAATTTTGACCCGCAAAGCAGTCACGTCGTCGCGGGGATGCTTCGCAGGGCGCACGAAGCCAAGCTGTCCGGCTCTGCGTCTCTTACGATTTGGGGAAGTGGGTCGCCGCGACGCGAGTTCCTGCACGTTGATGATTGCGCCGATGCGATCGTGCACTTGCTCAAGGCCTATAGCGGCGAAGGCCACCTCAATATTGGTACGGGCGAAGATTTGACGATTGGAGACCTCGCTGAGCGGGTCGCAGCCTGCGTGGGCTTTTCCGGTGAGATCGTGACGGACCCTTCAAAGCCGGACGGTCCGCCGCGAAAACTGCTGAACGTCGATCGGCTTCGTGCAACTGGCTGGAGACCGAAAATTGCACTGACCGATGGGCTTTCGGCGACTTACGAGTGGTTCTTGAGAGCAGCGGCGTCGGGCGGCTCCGGAACGGGACAACATGCGGTTGCCTGA
- a CDS encoding acyltransferase family protein has protein sequence MTYRADIDGLRAIAVLAVIAFHFSVFDLPGGYLGVDVFFVVSGYLITRIIWAEIQAGTFTLATFYERRIRRIMPLLVVVLLCSTVAALFILLPSDLVRFAVSLIATLAFVANIYFWRDTNYFAPAADEKPLLHMWSLGVEEQFYILLPVLLIVVARFAPKWVAAVILLTVLTSLVANTALNVIGGRSPAFYLLPTRIWELGLGSLLAVLPNRTSPSSLGAEIAAIVGLALVIAGIAFADHIPGPVPAAVPVVVGTVLMIWSGGTAKTRIATALSVTPVRFVGRISYALYLWHWPVLVFSTYYLVRELSQIETLAAIALVFALSVASLYMVETPARDRRRSFRAVAAALSVGAVVLVAGGVATIMMSGLQGRLPVQAAVINEAAGTNYRCAVTDFVPFGSSRACRLHVPSGSLAEAQIVLFGNSHAQMYAPLIEEAARQTNASAILVPMNGCLPITNINISRGCIGQAERNIAAIESLPEAERTLVAFNWEVDQREHVYADGTPVTDFHAELIAGLNMLVDRLEAADIEAQLVGPIPVPGYDLASQYSRALAFGHTFSRPLAVPYADFEQRHADAVASLKERLGVRFVEPHSALCDDTECNWIIDGRSIFSDSNHIAMGELHRFRPFFAEALN, from the coding sequence TTGACCTATCGCGCCGATATCGACGGATTGCGTGCCATCGCTGTGTTGGCTGTGATTGCGTTCCACTTCTCGGTTTTTGATTTGCCCGGCGGCTACCTTGGCGTCGATGTCTTCTTCGTCGTCTCCGGCTATTTGATCACCAGGATCATCTGGGCGGAGATACAGGCAGGTACGTTTACGCTCGCCACCTTTTACGAGCGGCGCATCCGGCGCATCATGCCATTGCTGGTGGTCGTGCTGTTGTGCTCCACGGTCGCGGCGCTATTCATCTTGTTGCCGAGCGATCTTGTACGCTTCGCGGTCAGCTTGATCGCGACCTTAGCATTTGTGGCAAATATCTACTTCTGGCGCGACACGAACTACTTCGCTCCGGCAGCTGATGAAAAACCGCTGCTGCACATGTGGTCGCTGGGGGTCGAAGAGCAGTTCTATATTCTCTTGCCAGTCCTCCTGATCGTCGTCGCGCGATTTGCACCCAAATGGGTCGCGGCTGTCATCCTCCTTACAGTGTTGACGTCTTTGGTAGCCAACACAGCGTTGAATGTAATCGGTGGTCGAAGTCCGGCCTTCTATCTCTTGCCGACGCGAATCTGGGAGCTTGGCCTTGGGTCGTTGCTGGCTGTCCTGCCTAACCGGACAAGCCCCTCTTCGCTTGGTGCCGAGATAGCTGCCATCGTGGGCTTAGCCCTGGTGATCGCGGGGATTGCGTTTGCCGACCACATTCCCGGACCTGTTCCGGCAGCGGTACCGGTTGTGGTGGGAACAGTGCTTATGATCTGGTCCGGAGGCACCGCCAAGACACGTATTGCGACGGCTTTATCGGTTACGCCGGTGCGCTTTGTCGGCCGCATTTCCTACGCGCTATACCTGTGGCATTGGCCGGTGCTGGTTTTTTCGACCTATTACCTTGTCCGCGAATTGAGCCAGATTGAAACGCTGGCGGCGATTGCGCTTGTGTTCGCGCTCTCGGTGGCGTCGCTGTACATGGTTGAAACGCCTGCCCGAGACAGGCGGCGTTCGTTCCGGGCCGTTGCCGCGGCGCTGAGTGTCGGTGCGGTTGTTCTGGTCGCGGGAGGCGTGGCCACGATCATGATGTCCGGCCTTCAGGGAAGACTGCCAGTGCAAGCGGCTGTCATCAACGAGGCTGCCGGGACGAACTACCGCTGCGCGGTCACAGATTTTGTTCCCTTTGGCTCGTCTCGTGCCTGTCGATTGCACGTGCCATCGGGTAGCCTTGCAGAGGCGCAGATTGTTCTTTTTGGCAACTCGCACGCGCAAATGTACGCGCCACTGATTGAGGAGGCGGCGCGCCAGACGAATGCATCCGCCATTCTGGTTCCGATGAACGGCTGCTTGCCGATCACCAACATCAACATATCGCGAGGCTGCATCGGCCAAGCCGAGCGCAACATCGCCGCAATCGAGTCCCTGCCGGAAGCTGAACGAACACTTGTTGCCTTCAACTGGGAGGTCGACCAACGGGAGCATGTCTACGCCGATGGCACGCCGGTGACCGATTTCCACGCCGAATTGATTGCTGGCCTGAACATGCTCGTCGATCGGTTAGAAGCCGCTGATATCGAAGCGCAGCTGGTCGGCCCCATACCCGTGCCTGGCTACGATTTGGCATCGCAGTACAGTCGGGCTCTCGCTTTCGGTCATACCTTCTCGCGTCCGCTGGCAGTTCCGTACGCAGACTTTGAACAGCGCCATGCAGATGCTGTTGCGTCGCTCAAAGAACGGCTGGGCGTAAGATTCGTGGAACCGCATTCCGCATTGTGTGACGACACTGAATGCAACTGGATAATCGATGGGCGGTCGATCTTCTCGGATTCAAACCACATCGCCATGGGCGAATTGCATCGTTTTCGGCCCTTCTTTGCCGAAGCGCTCAACTAG
- a CDS encoding sulfotransferase: MMTRPVIVLGAPRAGTSVLGRLLEAHPKLVHVKEPRLVWRYGNDGLSDLLPPEAARPEVVAYIRKYFEGLLGDTPGARIIEKTPSNSLRVPFIEKVFPNAQYVHVMRDGYEAALSIHWHWHNLTVGVGQGRRGSQKSILRQRLEEAHPSQLPHYLGEFFMRLLPNGKGKPRTLWGPRLPGLRRMTNEMDLFEVAAWQWRMCVERACMDGRPLGPDRYLEFYLDDLNEGRLESIFEFLDLDYAPQARAFFREEFEPAKNLKRRDMLDELSAEQKHGLRRVVEPTATWLSEGQKSNSLVTAP; this comes from the coding sequence ATGATGACCAGACCCGTGATCGTTCTAGGGGCACCGCGCGCGGGGACGAGCGTCCTGGGTCGGCTTCTGGAAGCTCACCCAAAACTCGTTCATGTCAAAGAGCCGCGTCTTGTTTGGCGATACGGCAATGATGGCCTTTCGGACCTGCTTCCGCCAGAGGCAGCACGTCCCGAAGTGGTTGCTTATATCCGCAAGTATTTCGAGGGCCTGTTGGGGGATACGCCTGGCGCGCGCATCATCGAAAAGACGCCGAGCAACTCCCTTCGTGTGCCCTTTATCGAGAAAGTCTTTCCCAACGCGCAGTACGTCCATGTGATGCGGGACGGATACGAGGCGGCGCTATCGATCCATTGGCATTGGCACAACTTAACGGTCGGTGTGGGTCAGGGTCGGCGGGGCTCTCAGAAAAGCATCTTGCGGCAGCGGCTTGAAGAAGCGCACCCCAGTCAGCTGCCGCATTATCTTGGTGAGTTCTTTATGCGGCTTCTGCCGAACGGGAAGGGCAAGCCCCGAACGCTTTGGGGGCCACGTCTGCCGGGTTTGAGGCGCATGACCAATGAGATGGACTTGTTTGAAGTAGCGGCTTGGCAGTGGCGCATGTGTGTCGAGCGCGCCTGCATGGACGGCCGGCCGCTGGGACCTGATCGCTACCTGGAATTCTACCTCGATGATCTGAATGAAGGTCGCCTGGAATCGATCTTCGAGTTTCTCGATCTCGATTATGCACCACAGGCGCGCGCTTTCTTCCGCGAGGAATTCGAACCCGCTAAAAATCTCAAGAGACGCGATATGCTCGACGAATTGTCCGCTGAACAGAAGCACGGCTTACGCCGCGTCGTGGAGCCGACAGCTACCTGGCTTTCAGAAGGCCAAAAGAGCAATTCGTTGGTCACTGCGCCATGA